In Sebaldella termitidis ATCC 33386, one DNA window encodes the following:
- a CDS encoding acyl-CoA dehydrogenase family protein: MINKDVISLSTKEFLGNLKNFFDKYFGDDAQKKIDLMEYLPEDKWLEIKKQGLLAPFLPAEYGGRTPSQKELLEVLRLAGHYGVPVTLRTGIEGALVIQPLTKYAKKELIEKVLPFIFEGEGGGLAITEPDSSGSAIAKEMLSYYEFLENGNIYIKAKKYWQGNSQSDFLLVAAKEKKGEKMEKSINLLFVPRKNIKFTPIKSEGLKAVRYAVNEIEGEIPAENLILLSEVPRKNLREFQDLFIRSRLQFIGMTHGIIENVHNNVTKYIRNKIDFIMHELHEIDSRRAVSKVLYDFVCKTVSPDKPVNDKLMEANIVKAVASEYAYEAARIAQKLMGAKGYESGHPISNIVLDIRPFTIFEGPNDMLFAEVFDQFSKTSIEEKNNGITLNKGMTIYERFISDSRFVFENGKESLKAVSENIYNFINIYKLSDINPVKKVFAGKILSKLFVLGRIHNDAYTEKFLVREINKDILDFNY, translated from the coding sequence ATGATTAATAAAGATGTAATATCGCTTAGTACAAAAGAATTTTTAGGTAATCTAAAGAATTTTTTTGACAAATATTTTGGTGATGATGCGCAAAAAAAAATAGATTTAATGGAGTATCTGCCAGAGGATAAGTGGCTGGAAATAAAAAAACAAGGTCTGCTCGCGCCGTTTCTGCCGGCAGAATACGGAGGAAGAACCCCTAGTCAGAAAGAGCTTCTGGAAGTCCTTAGACTTGCAGGACATTACGGTGTCCCTGTTACATTAAGAACAGGAATTGAAGGTGCTCTTGTTATACAGCCTTTGACTAAGTATGCCAAAAAAGAACTTATTGAAAAAGTTCTGCCCTTTATTTTTGAAGGTGAAGGCGGGGGACTTGCTATTACGGAACCAGACAGCTCAGGATCAGCTATAGCCAAAGAAATGCTTTCTTATTATGAATTTCTTGAAAACGGCAATATTTATATAAAAGCAAAAAAATATTGGCAGGGGAATTCACAGAGTGATTTTCTTCTGGTAGCTGCTAAAGAAAAAAAAGGTGAAAAAATGGAGAAAAGTATAAATCTTCTTTTTGTTCCCAGAAAAAATATAAAATTTACCCCTATAAAATCCGAAGGATTAAAAGCGGTAAGATATGCAGTAAATGAAATAGAAGGTGAAATACCTGCCGAAAATCTTATTCTGCTTTCTGAAGTTCCCAGAAAAAATCTTCGTGAATTTCAAGATTTGTTTATAAGAAGTCGTCTTCAGTTTATTGGTATGACACATGGAATTATTGAAAATGTTCATAATAACGTAACTAAATATATTAGAAACAAGATTGATTTCATTATGCATGAACTTCATGAAATAGATAGCAGAAGAGCTGTTTCAAAGGTTCTTTACGATTTTGTATGTAAAACTGTATCACCTGATAAACCTGTTAATGATAAACTTATGGAAGCAAATATAGTAAAAGCCGTTGCTTCAGAATATGCTTACGAAGCTGCCAGAATTGCACAGAAACTAATGGGTGCCAAAGGCTATGAATCAGGTCATCCGATTAGTAATATCGTCCTTGATATTAGACCTTTTACTATATTTGAAGGGCCTAATGATATGCTTTTTGCAGAGGTATTTGATCAGTTTTCCAAAACAAGCATTGAGGAAAAAAATAACGGTATTACTTTGAATAAAGGCATGACTATATATGAAAGATTCATAAGCGACAGCAGATTCGTATTTGAGAACGGTAAGGAAAGTCTGAAAGCTGTTTCCGAAAATATTTATAATTTCATAAATATATATAAGCTAAGTGATATAAATCCGGTAAAAAAAGTATTCGCCGGAAAAATTCTTTCTAAATTATTTGTACTCGGAAGAATTCACAATGATGCATATACAGAAAAGTTTTTAGTCAGAGAAATAAATAAAGATATTTTAGATTTCAATTACTAA
- a CDS encoding cupin domain-containing protein, which produces MVIKSEKAEKMVSEKPRGGKGIIINNRYLDSHELDNNLQGFYVNELEPSGEIGYHMHEGEEEIYYVLEGNGIILDNGKEVPIEKGDVIYTKSGESHGMINTGKEPLKFIGFIVKK; this is translated from the coding sequence ATGGTTATAAAATCTGAAAAAGCTGAAAAAATGGTTTCGGAAAAGCCAAGAGGCGGTAAGGGAATTATAATTAATAACAGATATCTGGATTCACATGAGCTGGATAATAATCTTCAGGGATTTTATGTAAATGAACTGGAGCCGTCAGGGGAAATAGGTTATCATATGCATGAAGGCGAAGAAGAGATATATTATGTGCTTGAAGGAAACGGAATTATTCTTGATAACGGAAAAGAAGTTCCCATAGAGAAGGGCGATGTTATATATACTAAAAGCGGAGAGTCTCACGGTATGATAAATACCGGAAAAGAACCATTGAAATTTATTGGCTTCATTGTAAAAAAATAG
- a CDS encoding isocitrate/isopropylmalate dehydrogenase family protein: MRKVTLIPGDGIGPEISKSVTDIFEAAGVEVEFEIENAGEKVYNETGELIPESLYKSIEKNKVALKGPITTPIGKGFRSINVYLRKKYDLYSNIRPIKTLPGIKTRYENIDLVIFRENTEGLYIGEEKFENEEQTSAIAIKRITKKGSFRIIKAAFEYAKANNLNKVTVVHKANILKITDGLFLDTAREIAKDYPGITVEEVIIDNMCMQLVMNPEKYQVIVTMNLYGDILSDLCAGLVGGLGLAPGANIGEDIAVFEAVHGSAPDIAGQNKANPLALLFTSIDMLKYLKENEKAEQIEKAVLRILEKGEVLTADLGGSATTEELTAEIIKNL; encoded by the coding sequence ATGAGAAAAGTAACTCTCATTCCGGGAGATGGAATCGGTCCGGAAATATCAAAAAGTGTAACGGATATATTTGAAGCAGCCGGTGTAGAAGTAGAATTTGAAATAGAAAACGCCGGAGAAAAAGTCTATAATGAAACAGGGGAGCTTATACCCGAATCATTATATAAAAGTATAGAAAAAAATAAAGTTGCTTTGAAAGGGCCGATAACAACACCGATAGGTAAAGGATTCAGAAGTATAAACGTATATCTTAGAAAAAAATATGATTTATATTCTAATATAAGACCGATAAAAACTCTTCCGGGAATCAAAACAAGATATGAAAATATTGATCTGGTTATATTCAGGGAAAATACCGAGGGACTTTATATTGGCGAGGAAAAATTTGAAAACGAAGAACAGACATCAGCAATAGCAATAAAGAGAATTACAAAAAAAGGAAGCTTCAGAATAATAAAAGCAGCTTTTGAATATGCAAAAGCCAATAATCTTAATAAAGTAACCGTGGTTCATAAAGCGAATATACTTAAAATAACTGACGGATTGTTTCTGGATACGGCAAGAGAAATAGCAAAAGATTATCCGGGAATAACTGTTGAGGAAGTAATAATAGACAATATGTGCATGCAGCTGGTTATGAACCCTGAAAAATATCAGGTAATAGTAACTATGAATCTGTACGGCGATATTCTTTCAGATCTTTGTGCCGGTCTTGTAGGCGGTCTAGGGCTGGCTCCGGGCGCAAATATCGGGGAAGATATTGCTGTTTTTGAAGCAGTACACGGATCAGCACCTGATATAGCCGGTCAGAATAAGGCTAATCCTCTGGCACTTTTATTTACATCTATAGATATGCTGAAATATCTTAAAGAAAATGAAAAAGCTGAGCAAATAGAGAAAGCTGTTTTAAGAATTCTTGAAAAAGGGGAAGTATTAACGGCAGACTTAGGTGGCAGTGCCACAACAGAAGAACTTACAGCAGAAATAATAAAAAATCTATAG
- a CDS encoding aconitate hydratase: MGLSLTYKILGQNLLKGELRPGEEICVKVHQTLTQDSTGTMAYLQLNAMNADKVKTEVSVAYIDHNMLQASFENADDHEFIKTSAAKHGIIFSKPGNGICHRLHLEKFGKPGKILIGSDSHTPTGGGLGMIAMGAGGLDVAIGMARGLYYLKAPKVYNVELRGKLQPWVSAKDIILHVLRELTVKGGVGYVIEYTGEGVKYLSVDDRATITNMGAELGATTSIFESNEETLDFLKKQGREEDYIPLSADPDAEYDEKLVVNLDELVPLAAFPHSPDNVHEIPESEKIKVDQIAIGSCTNSSYSDFMKLAKILEGKKVHPDVSLVLSPGSSNIMNMISENGALATLIAAGARVLEASCGPCIGMGQAPKSEGISLRTFNRNFKGRCGTMNAEVYLVSTETAAVSSITGYFTDPRTFGADIKVEFPEKYALYDNYYIYPPESDEDRRKTEIIMGPNIKPFPINKPLEDEFIRKVILKTKDNITTDDICPSNAKLLPFRSNIPKLSEYCFNTIIPDFKERAENNDGGIVVGGDNYGQGSSREHAALLPLYLGIKAVIAKSFARIHKANLVNAGIIPLEFINAEDYDKIDEYDELEFKDTKSSLETGVFKILNKTKNIEFEAGFTGSEREKKILEYGGYLNFATSSEF; encoded by the coding sequence ATGGGACTAAGTTTAACTTACAAAATACTAGGTCAAAATTTGTTAAAAGGTGAATTGAGACCGGGAGAAGAAATCTGTGTGAAGGTCCATCAGACTCTGACTCAGGATTCTACAGGAACTATGGCCTATCTGCAGCTGAATGCTATGAATGCAGATAAGGTAAAGACAGAAGTATCAGTAGCATATATTGATCATAATATGCTTCAGGCAAGTTTTGAGAATGCCGATGATCATGAGTTTATAAAAACTTCGGCAGCCAAACACGGAATAATCTTTTCCAAACCCGGCAACGGAATATGTCACAGACTGCATCTGGAAAAATTCGGAAAACCCGGAAAAATATTAATAGGCTCAGACAGTCATACTCCTACAGGTGGGGGACTGGGCATGATAGCCATGGGAGCTGGAGGGCTTGATGTAGCTATTGGTATGGCAAGAGGTTTATACTATTTGAAAGCTCCAAAAGTTTATAATGTGGAATTAAGAGGAAAACTGCAGCCTTGGGTTTCTGCCAAGGATATAATACTTCATGTATTAAGAGAGCTTACTGTAAAAGGCGGAGTAGGCTATGTAATAGAGTATACAGGCGAGGGTGTAAAATATCTGTCTGTAGATGACAGAGCAACTATCACAAATATGGGTGCAGAGCTGGGAGCAACTACATCGATATTTGAAAGCAATGAAGAAACATTGGATTTCTTAAAGAAGCAGGGACGTGAGGAGGATTACATACCTCTTTCAGCAGATCCGGACGCAGAATATGATGAAAAATTAGTGGTAAATCTTGATGAGCTTGTACCGCTTGCAGCATTTCCACATAGCCCGGACAATGTTCATGAAATACCGGAAAGTGAAAAAATAAAAGTTGATCAGATAGCAATAGGCTCTTGTACGAATTCATCATATTCAGATTTTATGAAACTTGCAAAAATACTGGAGGGAAAAAAGGTACATCCTGATGTGAGTCTTGTTTTATCTCCGGGATCAAGCAATATAATGAATATGATATCTGAAAACGGAGCATTAGCTACTTTGATAGCTGCCGGAGCAAGAGTGCTGGAGGCATCATGCGGTCCGTGTATAGGTATGGGGCAGGCACCAAAATCCGAAGGAATCTCGTTAAGAACTTTTAACAGAAACTTTAAAGGAAGATGCGGAACTATGAATGCCGAGGTTTATCTTGTAAGTACGGAAACAGCAGCAGTGTCATCGATAACTGGGTATTTTACTGATCCAAGAACTTTTGGTGCTGACATTAAGGTGGAGTTCCCTGAAAAATATGCATTATATGACAATTACTATATATATCCGCCCGAATCAGACGAAGACAGAAGAAAGACAGAGATAATAATGGGGCCGAATATAAAGCCGTTTCCGATAAATAAACCTCTTGAGGATGAATTTATCAGAAAAGTAATATTAAAAACAAAGGATAACATAACAACAGATGATATTTGTCCTTCTAATGCAAAGCTTCTGCCTTTTAGATCAAATATACCAAAATTATCTGAGTATTGCTTTAATACAATAATACCTGATTTTAAAGAGAGAGCAGAAAATAATGACGGCGGTATTGTAGTAGGCGGAGATAACTATGGTCAGGGCTCGAGCAGGGAACATGCAGCTTTACTTCCGCTGTATTTAGGAATAAAAGCAGTAATTGCTAAATCTTTCGCCAGAATACATAAGGCTAATCTTGTAAATGCAGGAATTATACCTTTAGAATTTATTAATGCCGAGGACTATGATAAGATTGACGAATATGATGAACTGGAATTCAAGGATACAAAATCATCTTTGGAAACTGGAGTATTTAAAATACTGAACAAAACAAAAAATATAGAATTTGAAGCCGGATTTACAGGTTCCGAAAGAGAAAAGAAAATATTGGAATATGGCGGATATCTGAACTTTGCCACAAGTTCTGAATTTTAA
- a CDS encoding NAD-dependent protein deacylase, which yields MNSEIEKLKNIILNSNNIVFFGGAGVSTESGIPDFRSADGLYQNNPETILSHSFFLKNPEIFFEFYKKNLIFTEAKPNAAHNILAKMEKDKKLKGIITQNIDALHQKAGSSNVFELHGSISRNFCMKCRKYYSLDDLLDIKTLVPLCSCGGIIKPDVVLYEEELDYDVINGAVKLLKNADVLIVGGTSLMVNPAASLINYFSGSCLALINISSTPYDSQADIIIREKIGETFTEIYK from the coding sequence ATGAATAGTGAGATTGAAAAGCTGAAAAATATTATTCTTAATAGTAATAATATTGTATTTTTTGGCGGTGCTGGTGTTTCTACAGAAAGCGGAATCCCAGATTTCCGAAGTGCTGACGGTCTTTATCAAAATAACCCTGAGACAATACTGTCACATAGTTTTTTTCTTAAAAATCCTGAAATTTTCTTTGAATTTTATAAAAAAAATCTGATTTTCACTGAGGCGAAACCTAACGCTGCACACAATATACTTGCAAAAATGGAAAAAGATAAAAAATTAAAAGGTATTATTACACAAAATATAGATGCTCTGCATCAAAAGGCCGGAAGCAGCAATGTATTTGAGCTTCATGGCAGTATATCGAGAAATTTCTGTATGAAATGCAGAAAATATTATTCTCTTGATGATTTACTAGATATCAAGACTCTGGTTCCGCTGTGCAGCTGCGGCGGCATAATAAAGCCTGATGTCGTTTTATATGAGGAAGAACTTGATTATGATGTGATTAACGGAGCTGTAAAGCTGCTGAAAAATGCGGATGTTCTCATTGTAGGCGGAACTTCACTTATGGTTAATCCTGCTGCTTCGCTTATCAATTATTTTTCGGGAAGCTGTCTTGCTTTGATCAATATAAGCTCTACTCCCTATGATTCACAGGCAGATATCATAATAAGAGAAAAAATCGGGGAAACTTTTACTGAAATTTATAAATAA
- a CDS encoding citrate/2-methylcitrate synthase, translating to MDDKFLDSLSKIIKQNNVIEPELYDRYDVKRGLRHKNGTGVLVGLTKIGSVHGYKIEDNKKIPEEGRLYYRDYEIKKLASILKVEDRFSFEKTMFLLLFGEVPTSAELNLFISSLNGFQNLPEEFTENFLLRKPSIDLMNQLQRAVLCLYTIDDNPDDTSLNNLIRQALSIIGKFPSILTYSYNAYRHKHFNDSLVIHNPRPDLSIAENILYMFRHNNDFSRIESTTLDLLLVIHAEHGGGNNSTFTSHVVSSTGTDTYSAISAAIGSLKGPKHGGANSMVSKMINNIKENVDYSDREKLREYLRKMLNNEVFDKSGLIYGMGHAIYTLSDPRAELLKVKAEELALSKNKTDEFNLYKNIEEISKELFKEIRGNDFEICANVDFYSGFVYKLLNIPEIMFTPLFATSRIASWNAHRIEQLVFDKKIIRPAYKAIDADGNLL from the coding sequence ATGGATGACAAATTTTTAGATTCTCTTTCAAAAATTATAAAACAAAATAATGTCATAGAGCCTGAACTATATGATAGATATGATGTAAAGCGGGGACTTAGACACAAAAACGGCACCGGAGTTCTTGTGGGACTTACGAAAATAGGTTCTGTCCATGGTTATAAAATAGAAGACAATAAAAAAATTCCCGAGGAAGGAAGACTTTATTACAGAGATTATGAGATAAAAAAACTGGCTTCTATACTAAAAGTAGAAGACAGGTTTTCATTTGAAAAAACAATGTTTTTGTTACTATTTGGAGAAGTACCTACTTCTGCCGAATTAAATCTTTTTATATCCAGTCTGAACGGATTTCAGAATCTTCCGGAAGAATTTACGGAAAATTTTCTTTTGAGAAAACCTAGTATTGATCTCATGAATCAGCTGCAAAGAGCAGTTTTATGTCTTTATACGATAGACGATAATCCTGACGATACATCATTAAATAACCTTATAAGACAGGCACTAAGTATAATAGGAAAATTTCCGAGCATTTTGACATATAGTTATAATGCTTACAGACACAAGCATTTTAATGACAGCCTTGTGATACATAATCCCAGACCTGATTTGAGCATAGCAGAAAATATACTGTATATGTTCAGGCACAATAATGATTTTTCACGTATAGAGTCTACAACTCTTGATCTGCTTCTTGTTATTCATGCAGAGCACGGAGGGGGAAATAATTCTACATTTACTTCACATGTTGTTTCTTCGACGGGAACTGATACATATTCAGCTATATCTGCTGCAATAGGATCGCTTAAGGGGCCAAAACACGGCGGTGCGAATTCCATGGTTTCAAAAATGATTAATAATATAAAAGAAAATGTAGATTATTCGGACAGAGAAAAATTAAGGGAATATCTGAGAAAAATGCTTAACAATGAGGTATTTGACAAATCAGGACTTATATACGGAATGGGTCATGCGATATATACTCTTTCCGATCCGAGAGCAGAGCTTCTTAAGGTAAAGGCAGAAGAACTGGCACTTTCAAAGAATAAGACTGATGAATTTAATCTGTATAAAAATATAGAGGAAATTTCAAAGGAGTTATTCAAGGAAATCAGGGGAAATGATTTTGAAATATGTGCAAATGTAGATTTTTATTCCGGTTTTGTATATAAGCTTTTAAATATACCGGAAATAATGTTTACACCATTGTTTGCCACTTCAAGAATAGCAAGCTGGAATGCTCACAGAATCGAACAGCTGGTTTTTGATAAAAAAATTATTCGTCCTGCATATAAAGCAATAGATGCAGATGGAAATTTATTATAA
- a CDS encoding histidine phosphatase family protein: MKKELYLMRHGQTLFNKRRKVQGWCDAPLTSLGIEQAKTSGEYFKKSKIIFDKAYSSTSERACDTLELVTDIPYKRLKGLKEWNFGTFEGESEDLNPPLPYKDFFVNYGGEEEKEFQKRAVETCIDFMENEQGRIVLAVSHGAFCGQFRKYWDHNCESKLKIENNKGGIGNCCIFKYEYVDREFKLVEIINNEMQILKISDK; this comes from the coding sequence ATGAAAAAAGAATTATATTTGATGCGTCATGGGCAGACATTATTTAATAAAAGAAGAAAAGTTCAGGGCTGGTGTGATGCGCCGCTGACTTCGCTGGGAATAGAACAGGCTAAAACTTCCGGAGAATATTTTAAAAAATCTAAAATCATTTTTGATAAGGCTTATAGTTCCACTTCAGAACGAGCATGCGATACACTTGAATTAGTAACAGATATTCCGTATAAAAGATTAAAAGGTCTGAAAGAGTGGAATTTTGGGACTTTTGAAGGCGAGAGTGAAGATTTGAATCCGCCTCTTCCGTATAAAGATTTTTTTGTAAATTATGGGGGAGAAGAAGAAAAAGAATTTCAAAAACGAGCGGTTGAAACATGTATTGATTTTATGGAAAATGAACAGGGAAGAATAGTTTTAGCAGTAAGTCACGGAGCCTTTTGCGGGCAATTTAGAAAATATTGGGATCATAATTGCGAATCTAAATTAAAAATAGAAAATAATAAAGGCGGTATTGGGAATTGCTGTATTTTTAAGTATGAATACGTAGACAGAGAATTTAAATTAGTAGAAATTATAAATAATGAAATGCAGATATTGAAAATATCTGATAAATAA
- a CDS encoding YdcF family protein — MKLTLKILSAVMILYSIFLLVIGIRNFGPFLLIIFAALLLFSVYTQNSVIKNMIYIFFILYIIFILFFAFILYRNVKYDNPSGAQKSDFVVVLGSGLRYGTYLSPEGKRRSDKAIEYLKEYPHLNVFLTGGQGIDEKVPESVIMKEYFLENGIDENRIFLEDKSTNTNENIKFYIDALKDTDMEYHNILLVTSDFHMPRAGVIARHYNLTVYPLCSKTRNISFIPNIMREELAFIKTLILDLK; from the coding sequence ATGAAACTTACATTAAAGATATTGAGTGCAGTAATGATATTGTACAGCATATTTCTTCTGGTTATCGGAATAAGAAATTTCGGACCATTTTTATTAATTATATTTGCTGCTCTGCTTCTTTTTTCAGTTTATACACAAAATTCCGTCATAAAGAATATGATTTATATTTTCTTTATTTTATATATAATCTTTATTTTATTTTTTGCATTTATTTTATATAGGAATGTAAAATATGATAATCCTTCCGGTGCCCAAAAATCAGATTTTGTTGTGGTTCTTGGAAGCGGTTTGAGGTATGGAACTTATCTTTCTCCGGAAGGAAAAAGAAGATCTGATAAAGCTATAGAATATCTGAAGGAATATCCACATTTAAACGTATTTCTTACAGGCGGTCAGGGAATTGATGAAAAAGTACCGGAATCCGTAATTATGAAAGAATACTTTCTTGAGAACGGAATTGATGAAAACAGAATATTTCTTGAGGATAAATCTACAAATACCAATGAAAATATAAAATTCTATATTGATGCCCTAAAGGATACAGATATGGAATATCATAATATACTTCTTGTCACTAGTGATTTTCATATGCCCCGGGCAGGAGTTATAGCCCGCCACTATAATCTCACTGTTTATCCTCTCTGTTCCAAAACTAGGAATATCAGCTTTATTCCAAATATTATGAGAGAGGAACTGGCTTTTATAAAAACACTTATTTTAGATCTGAAATAA
- a CDS encoding hemolysin family protein — translation MEPDPGTLKYKIILILILTLINAFFSAAEMAVVSANKNKIKILVDNGNKKAALLYDLLQEPSNFLSAIQIGITFAGFFASALAATGLTDGLNDLFTMLHIPNSYNISLFIITILLSYLTLVFGELVPKRIALTNPESIALFSIVPITYVSKFFYIFIKILSWSTAFVLKIFRFDSSIINDNMSKEEIKAIIESTTDDSIINKDMLSSFFTFDDKTAKEVMTPRTDAFIINVDTPINNILENIIEEKYSRIPVYENDIDNIIGILYIKDLIIEAYKKGFDKINIKKLLHQAYFIPETKNINELFHELKAKKNHMAVLIDEYGGFSGIITIEDLIEEIMGDIDDEYDEFDPDILKTGENTYLLKGSTPINEINETLKLELPTDSDTISGFLISLLGYFPEEFEELTLNYKNLEFYITSIKEKRIIETALTVKTENKKGDRNE, via the coding sequence ATGGAACCGGACCCCGGAACTTTAAAATACAAAATAATTCTAATTCTCATATTAACACTTATAAACGCCTTTTTTTCAGCTGCTGAAATGGCAGTTGTCTCTGCTAACAAAAATAAAATAAAAATATTAGTTGACAACGGCAACAAAAAAGCTGCTCTATTGTATGATCTATTACAGGAGCCCAGCAATTTTCTTTCCGCTATACAGATTGGAATCACATTTGCAGGTTTTTTTGCAAGTGCACTTGCTGCTACAGGACTGACAGACGGATTAAATGATCTTTTTACTATGCTGCACATACCTAATAGTTATAATATTTCTTTATTTATAATAACTATTCTTTTGTCATACCTGACTCTGGTATTCGGAGAGCTTGTTCCAAAGCGTATTGCCCTGACAAACCCCGAATCTATTGCATTGTTCTCTATTGTTCCTATTACCTATGTATCGAAATTCTTTTATATCTTCATTAAGATTCTTTCATGGTCTACTGCATTTGTTCTGAAGATATTCAGATTTGACAGCAGTATAATTAATGATAATATGTCAAAAGAAGAAATAAAAGCAATAATAGAGTCTACAACTGATGACAGTATTATTAACAAAGATATGCTGAGCAGTTTTTTTACTTTTGACGATAAAACTGCAAAAGAAGTCATGACACCAAGAACCGATGCCTTTATAATTAATGTAGACACTCCGATAAATAACATACTTGAAAATATTATAGAAGAAAAATATTCCAGAATACCCGTGTATGAAAATGACATTGATAATATTATAGGAATTCTTTATATAAAAGATCTTATTATAGAGGCCTACAAAAAAGGCTTTGATAAAATCAACATAAAAAAACTCCTTCATCAGGCTTACTTTATACCTGAGACTAAAAATATCAACGAATTATTTCACGAGTTAAAAGCCAAAAAGAATCATATGGCCGTACTTATAGATGAATACGGAGGGTTTTCCGGTATTATAACAATTGAAGATCTTATTGAAGAGATAATGGGTGATATTGACGATGAATATGACGAATTTGATCCTGATATCCTGAAAACTGGGGAAAATACCTATCTACTAAAAGGCTCTACTCCGATAAATGAAATAAATGAAACTCTGAAACTAGAGCTCCCTACAGATTCAGACACCATAAGCGGATTTCTTATCTCTCTTCTCGGATACTTTCCGGAAGAATTTGAAGAATTAACACTTAATTACAAAAATTTGGAATTCTATATTACTTCAATTAAAGAGAAAAGAATTATAGAAACAGCACTTACTGTTAAAACTGAGAATAAAAAAGGAGACAGAAATGAATAG
- a CDS encoding DUF523 domain-containing protein, whose product MKYLISACLAGKKCNYKGEANVVKKLKELYLKGDAILVCPEVLGGLKTPREAAEVLTFQEKLTVKTVSGKDVTEAFIIGAGKALKVAKENKITTAILKARSPSCGCSQIYDGTFSKKIVNRDGITAALLKLNGIKVITEEEIMHKLKKLSDNEE is encoded by the coding sequence ATGAAATATCTGATTTCCGCCTGTCTGGCAGGAAAAAAATGTAATTATAAAGGTGAGGCCAATGTAGTTAAAAAGCTGAAGGAGCTGTATCTAAAAGGGGATGCAATATTGGTTTGTCCTGAGGTACTGGGCGGACTGAAAACTCCGAGAGAAGCAGCGGAAGTCCTTACTTTTCAAGAGAAACTTACTGTGAAAACTGTCTCAGGCAAGGATGTAACAGAGGCATTTATTATAGGGGCAGGAAAAGCACTAAAAGTAGCAAAGGAAAATAAAATAACAACTGCTATATTAAAAGCGAGAAGTCCGTCATGCGGATGCAGTCAGATATATGACGGGACATTTTCAAAAAAAATAGTAAATAGAGATGGTATTACAGCAGCTCTTTTGAAGCTAAACGGAATAAAAGTAATTACAGAGGAAGAAATTATGCATAAACTAAAAAAATTATCTGATAATGAGGAGTAA
- a CDS encoding VOC family protein: MMKIDNVILKVKDIDKMTAFYEKVLGMKVRKRDSERTELGTDKDTLLILKTNEKLKYRKPETANLYHIAYLLPERTDLAVFLRHIMDIGFDGLGAADHLVSEAIYLNDPENNGIEIYTDRNKEGWSYTNNGDVVMDTLSLNADELYYLSSNSNFRMPDGSRVGHVHMQGVNIPEIRKFYEDILLLNKTAVMPNAVFMSYDGYHHHFAFNHWDSRISKPGDNTSTGLEAIEYEIDKERYEHIKNNAEKNLKYPDLEIMDGYFMINDLNNVKLIINNKN, translated from the coding sequence ATGATGAAAATAGATAATGTAATATTGAAGGTTAAGGATATAGATAAAATGACTGCTTTTTATGAGAAAGTTTTAGGAATGAAAGTAAGAAAGCGGGATAGTGAGAGAACAGAACTCGGGACAGATAAAGATACTCTGCTTATCCTAAAAACAAATGAAAAATTAAAATACAGAAAACCAGAAACAGCAAATTTATATCATATAGCATATTTACTTCCGGAACGGACTGATCTTGCAGTCTTTCTAAGACATATTATGGATATAGGCTTTGACGGGTTAGGAGCTGCTGATCATCTGGTAAGTGAAGCTATTTATCTAAATGACCCTGAAAATAACGGGATAGAGATATATACAGACAGAAATAAGGAAGGATGGAGTTATACTAATAATGGTGATGTAGTAATGGATACTCTTTCATTGAATGCTGACGAGCTTTATTATCTCAGCAGTAATTCAAATTTCAGAATGCCGGACGGCTCAAGAGTAGGGCATGTTCATATGCAGGGAGTAAATATTCCGGAAATAAGAAAATTTTATGAGGATATATTGCTTTTAAATAAGACAGCTGTTATGCCAAATGCAGTTTTTATGTCATATGACGGTTATCACCATCATTTTGCATTTAACCACTGGGATTCCAGAATTTCAAAACCAGGGGATAATACAAGTACAGGACTTGAAGCTATTGAATATGAAATAGATAAAGAGAGATACGAGCATATAAAAAATAATGCGGAAAAAAATTTGAAGTATCCTGATTTAGAAATAATGGACGGATATTTTATGATTAATGATTTGAATAATGTAAAGCTTATAATTAATAATAAGAATTAA